From a region of the Molothrus ater isolate BHLD 08-10-18 breed brown headed cowbird chromosome 27, BPBGC_Mater_1.1, whole genome shotgun sequence genome:
- the CDK5RAP3 gene encoding CDK5 regulatory subunit-associated protein 3, producing MQAAPQDYQNVPIDIQTSKLLDWLLDRRHCGRRWPAQVAQVRERIRAALQDMPEHPEIRELLQGSYLHYFHCLRIVEILKGTEASTKNLFGRYSSQRMKDWQEIVSLYEKDNAYLAELSSLLGRSISYELPALRRQRGRCLQAQQELARREDECQARAGELRERFLGSCRQYGIAGEDVRRELLAQVQALPSLLSRVGDGASALGDAIELYQACVAFVCDSPGAQALPLLRHVVSHGNSSVFRWRTGQEPLRLERPQPPPEAPEPPPQDTIDWGDFPTEPPQGGDIDWGITVEPSPQGDDGIDWGDGEKGQEGTITVEPQGDDGIDWGDGEKGQEGTITVVEAGTDAPEGVARGSDALTLLENPETRNQFIDELMELELFLAQRLLELEDEALDVVALSQFQLAPAVLQGQSPERLRAQLATARGLLAQLCSRSVQHLCMILASPRYVERVTALLRQQSLQAELLLAKREALGQRRRQALAEQGALEPRLQQLQERTRELQRLIEADISKRYGGRPVNLMGVNV from the exons ATGCAG GCCGCTCCCCAGGACTACCAGAATGTGCCCATCGACATCCAGACCAGCAAGCTCCTGG acTGGCTGCTGGACCGCCGGCACTGTGGGCGGCGCTGGCCGGCGCAGGTGGCGCAGGTGCGGGAGCGGATCCGGGCGGCGCTGCAGGACATGCCCGAGCACCCCGAGATCcgagagctgctccagggctcct ACCTGCACTATTTCCACTGCCTGCGCATCGTGGAGATCCTCAAGGGCACCGAGGCCTCCACCAAGAACCTCTTTGGGCGCTACTCGTCCCAGAGGATGAAG GACTGGCAGGAGATCGTGTCCCTCTATGAGAAGGACAACGCCTACCTGG CCGAGCTCTCGAGCCTGCTGGGGCGCAGCATCAGCTACGAGCTGCCGGCGCTGCGGAGGCAGCGGGGCCGGTGCCTGCAGGCGCAGCAGGAGCTGGCGCGGCGCGAGGACGAGTGCCAGGCGCGGGCAGGGGAGCTCCGCGAGCGCTTCCTGGGCTCCTGCCGCCAGTACGGCATCGCC GGCGAGGACGTGCGccgggagctgctggctcaggtgCAGGCGCTGCCGTCGCTGCTGTCCCGCGTCGGGGACGGCGCCAGCGCCCTCGGGGACGCCATCGAGCTGTACCAGGCCTGCGTGGCCTTCGTGTGTGACAG CCCCGGAGCGCaggcgctgccgctgctgcggCACGTGGTGTCCCACGGGAACTCCTCGGTGTTCCGGTGGCGCACGGGGCAGGAGCCGCTGCGGCTGGAGCGGCCCCAGCCACCCCCGGAGGCACCGGAGCCGCCCCCGCAGGACACG ATCGATTGGGGGGATTTCCCCACGGAGCCGCCCCAGGGCGGGGACATCGACTGGGGCATCACGGTGGAGCCCAGCCCCCAG GGGGACGATGGCATCGACTGGGGTGATGGAGagaagggacaggaggggacgATCACAGTAGAGCCCCAG GGGGACGATGGCATCGACTGGGGTGATGGAGagaagggacaggaggggacgATCACGGTGGTGGAGGCTGGAACTGAcg CCCCCGAGGGCGTTGCCCGTGGCTCGGACGCGCTGACCCTGCTGGAGAACCCCGAGACTCGGAACCAGTTCATCGACGAGCTCATGGAG ctggagctgttcctggcGCAgcggctgctggagctggaggacGAGGCCCTGGACGTGGTGGCCCTGAGCCAGTTCCAGCTGGCCCCGGCCGTGCTGCAGGGCCAGAGCCCCGAGCGCCTGCGGGCCCAGCTGGCCACGGCCCGggggctgctggcccagctctgctcccgCAGCGTGCAGCACCTCTGCATGATCCTCGCCTCGCCCag gtacGTGGAGCGCGTCACGGCCCTGCTGCGGCAGCAGAGTCTCCAGGccgagctgctgctggccaagcgGGAGGCGCTGGGTCAGCGGCGCCGCCAGGCCCTGGCCGAGCAGGGAGCGCTGGAGCCgcggctgcagcagctgcaggagagaaccagggagctgcagagg